In Rhea pennata isolate bPtePen1 chromosome 20, bPtePen1.pri, whole genome shotgun sequence, a single window of DNA contains:
- the TAX1BP3 gene encoding tax1-binding protein 3, with translation MSYVPGQPVTAVVQRIEIHKLRQGDNLILGFSIGGGIDQDPTQNPFSEDKTDKGIYVTRVTEGGPAEVAGLQIGDKIMQVNGWDMTMVTHDQARKRLTKRNEEVVRLLVTRQSLQKAVQQSMMS, from the exons atGTCGTACGTGCCGGGGCAGCCGGTCACCGCCGTGGTG caaaGAATTGAAATACACAAGCTTCGTCAAGGTGACAATTTGATTCTAGGATTCAGCATTGGAGGTGGCATTGATCAGGACCCTACTCAGAATCCTTTCTCTGAAGATAAGACTGACAAG GGTATTTATGTAACGAGGGTGACTGAAGGAGGCCCAGCAGAAGTTGCAGGGCTTCAGATTGGAGATAAGATCATGCAG GTGAATGGCTGGGATATGACAATGGTAACTCATGACCAAGCAAGGAAGAGgctgacaaaaagaaatgaagaagtgGTGCGGCTGCTGGTGACCAGGCAATCTCTGCAGAAGGCTGTGCAACAATCTATGATGTCCTAA
- the EMC6 gene encoding ER membrane protein complex subunit 6 has translation MAAAAAKREGPQFISEAAVRGNAAVLDYCRTSVSALSGATAGILGLTGLHGFVFYFLASVLLSVLLVLKAGRRWNKYFKSRRPLFTGGLVGGLFTYVLFWTFLYGMVHVY, from the coding sequence atggccgcggcggcggctaAGCGCGAGGGGCCGCAGTTCATCAGCGAGGCGGCGGTGCGCGGCAACGCGGCGGTGCTGGACTACTGCCGCACGTCGGTGTCGGCCCTCTCGGGCGCCACGGCCGGCATCCTCGGCCTCACCGGCCTGCACGGCTTCGTCTTCTACTTCCTGgcctccgtgctgctctccgTGCTGCTCGTGCTCAAGGCCGGGCGGCGATGGAACAAGTACTTCAAGTCCCGGCGGCCGCTCTTCACCGGGGGGCTCGTGGGGGGGCTCTTCACCTACGTCCTCTTCTGGACTTTCCTCTACGGCATGGTCCACGTCTACTGA
- the P2RX5 gene encoding P2X purinoceptor 5 isoform X3, producing the protein MTNLIVTPNQKQATCPESVSIPDALCYTDGDCPAGEAVVAGNGVKTGRCLKDRDNIRGTCEILAWCPVEKRSKSKKPLLASAENFTIYIKNSIRFPKFKFSKMNVLATSNESYLKSCRYSAEHPYCPIFLLGSIVRWAGSNFQEMALEGGVIGIQIEWNCDLDKAPSECNPHYSFSRLDNKFSEKSISSGYNFRFAKYYQDANGVDYRTLIKAYGIRFDVMVNGKAGKFNIIPTIINIGSGLALMGAGAFFCDLVLLYLIKKSNFYRGKKYEEVKSSSRKSLSSPTHNGNQSPDQLGGL; encoded by the exons ATGACGAACCTGATTGTGACCCCAAACCAGAAGCAAGCTACGTGTCCTGAG AGTGTCAGCATTCCCGACGCCCTGTGTTACACGGATGGGGACTGCCCAGCAGGGGAAGCAGTGGTGGCTGGCAATG GGGTTAAGACTGGCCGTTGTTTGAAAGACAGGGACAACATCAGAGGGACTTGTGAGATACTGGCCTGGTGCCCTGTGGAGAAAAGATCCAAGTCCAA GAAACCTCTTCTTGCCAGTGCAGAAAACTTCACCATTTACATCAAGAACTCAATCCGCTTCCCCAAGTTTAAGTTCTCCAA GATGAATGTGCTGGCAACCAGCAATGAGTCCTACCTGAAAAGCTGCCGCTACAGCGCAGAGCATCCCTACTGTCCTATCTTCCTCCTGGGGAGCATTGTCAGATGGGCCGGGAGCAACTTCCAGGAAATGGCCTTGGAG GGTGGTGTGATAGGAATTCAGATTGAATGGAACTGTGATCTTGATAAAGCTCCGTCTGAATGTAATCCTCACTATTCTTTTAGCCGGCTGGATaacaagttttcagaaaaatccatCTCTTCTGGGTACAACTTCAG GTTTGCCAAGTATTACCAGGATGCCAATGGGGTCGACTACCGGACACTCATTAAAGCATATGGAATCCGCTTTGATGTGATGGTGAATGGCAAG gcGGGTAAATTTAACATCATTCCCACCATTATCAATATTGGTTCAGGGCTTGCTCTCATGGGAGCG GGAGCTTTCTTTTGTGACCTGGTGCTGCTGTATCTGATTAAAAAGAGTAACTTTTATCGAGGCAAAAAGTATGAGGAAGTAAA GTCCAGTTCTAGGAAATCATTAAGTAGCCCTACTCATAATGGAAATCAGAGCCCAGACCAGCTCGGTGGGCTGTAG
- the P2RX5 gene encoding P2X purinoceptor 5 isoform X2, whose amino-acid sequence MREPTSLSSNAGENVFFVMTNLIVTPNQKQATCPESVSIPDALCYTDGDCPAGEAVVAGNGVKTGRCLKDRDNIRGTCEILAWCPVEKRSKSKKPLLASAENFTIYIKNSIRFPKFKFSKMNVLATSNESYLKSCRYSAEHPYCPIFLLGSIVRWAGSNFQEMALEGGVIGIQIEWNCDLDKAPSECNPHYSFSRLDNKFSEKSISSGYNFRFAKYYQDANGVDYRTLIKAYGIRFDVMVNGKAGKFNIIPTIINIGSGLALMGAGAFFCDLVLLYLIKKSNFYRGKKYEEVKSSSRKSLSSPTHNGNQSPDQLGGL is encoded by the exons ATGAGAGAACCAACCTCTCTTTCCAGTAATGCG GGTGAAAACGTATTCTTTGTTATGACGAACCTGATTGTGACCCCAAACCAGAAGCAAGCTACGTGTCCTGAG AGTGTCAGCATTCCCGACGCCCTGTGTTACACGGATGGGGACTGCCCAGCAGGGGAAGCAGTGGTGGCTGGCAATG GGGTTAAGACTGGCCGTTGTTTGAAAGACAGGGACAACATCAGAGGGACTTGTGAGATACTGGCCTGGTGCCCTGTGGAGAAAAGATCCAAGTCCAA GAAACCTCTTCTTGCCAGTGCAGAAAACTTCACCATTTACATCAAGAACTCAATCCGCTTCCCCAAGTTTAAGTTCTCCAA GATGAATGTGCTGGCAACCAGCAATGAGTCCTACCTGAAAAGCTGCCGCTACAGCGCAGAGCATCCCTACTGTCCTATCTTCCTCCTGGGGAGCATTGTCAGATGGGCCGGGAGCAACTTCCAGGAAATGGCCTTGGAG GGTGGTGTGATAGGAATTCAGATTGAATGGAACTGTGATCTTGATAAAGCTCCGTCTGAATGTAATCCTCACTATTCTTTTAGCCGGCTGGATaacaagttttcagaaaaatccatCTCTTCTGGGTACAACTTCAG GTTTGCCAAGTATTACCAGGATGCCAATGGGGTCGACTACCGGACACTCATTAAAGCATATGGAATCCGCTTTGATGTGATGGTGAATGGCAAG gcGGGTAAATTTAACATCATTCCCACCATTATCAATATTGGTTCAGGGCTTGCTCTCATGGGAGCG GGAGCTTTCTTTTGTGACCTGGTGCTGCTGTATCTGATTAAAAAGAGTAACTTTTATCGAGGCAAAAAGTATGAGGAAGTAAA GTCCAGTTCTAGGAAATCATTAAGTAGCCCTACTCATAATGGAAATCAGAGCCCAGACCAGCTCGGTGGGCTGTAG